Proteins encoded in a region of the Vicia villosa cultivar HV-30 ecotype Madison, WI linkage group LG5, Vvil1.0, whole genome shotgun sequence genome:
- the LOC131602026 gene encoding uncharacterized protein LOC131602026, with protein MTMDRTSSQGSSPDSPSRSSKVLSIECFRGSSKSGDVLQTGDIVEELRLGGSANSLIRFKSPFKNGKSGVNKILQEAYKKKESSILVRVRRGIDEFAELQACIVPNDLSGSKKCYVLRSITDPDYLVGFLDRTEAECFQLQATRTTRMVNELTQTRIQDGFVSYPWERRMQELLSVPNSSNFLSILLLPKVSDRVASRYNDVEDTLARANAWLNAAQGSGVPIVFMNIQTESLLTKISGETASSTVNTGSLSDLCNIANASLYGFEDYHGVDIGVVRAIRLWYAPMGGEFSIEIKLRDDDSKLGFSISRTEEGFVFISSSVTDEGKESSPATRSGLSKLYKLATETSRLLVVSRLSNQRVLPWMVSSTGAIRCYDTVSLSQKLSLHRHTKVPILLHVFLWDRTMTTSSVESTKSKPLSPSVLPLPSEVQSCKGSDSGDISTRDSSQPMQLEKDTAGDVSFRFQDFSLSSTNWV; from the exons atgacCATGGACCGAACATCGTCACAGGGAAGTTCACCGGACTCACCATCACGATCCTCAAAAGTACTATCCATCGAATGTTTCAGAGGAAGTTCCAAATCCGGCGACGTGCTACAGACCGGCGATATAGTTGAAGAGCTTCGACTGGGAGGCTCAGCGAACTCACTGATTCGGTTTAAGTCGCCTTTTAAGAACGGTAAGAGTGGTGTTAATAAGATCCTTCAGGAAGCGTATAAGAAAAAAGAGAGTTCTATTCTTGTTCGAGTTCGGCGTGGAATTGATGAGTTCGCTGAGTTGCAGGCTTGTATTGTTCCTAATGATTTGTCTGGGAGTAAGAAGTGTTATGTTCTTAGGTCTATTACGGATCCTGATTATCTTGTTGGGTTTTTGGATCGAACTGAAGCTGAGTGCTTCCAACTCCAAG CTACAAGGACCACTAGGATGGTAAATGAGCTAACACAAACCCGAATACAAGATGGATTTGTCTCGTATCCATGGGAGAGGAGGATGCAAGAGTTGCTATCAGTTCCCAATTCTAGCAACTTTCTTTCCATATTACTTCTTCCCAAAGTTTCAGATAGGGTAGCTTCTCGCTACAATGACGTGGAGGACACACTAGCCAGGGCAAACGCATGGCTTAACGCAGCTCAAGGTTCAGGGGTCCCTATTGTCTTTATGAATATTCAAACCGAGTCTTTACTTACCAAG ATATCCGGAGAGACTGCTTCTTCCACTGTAAACACAGGGTCCTTATCCGACTTATGCAACATTGCAAATGCAAGCCTTTATGGTTTTGAAGATTATCACGGAGTAGACATTGGTGTTGTTAGAGCAATTCGACTATGGTATGCTCCAATGGGAGGAGAGTTCTCAATAGAGATAAAACTAAGAGACGATGATTCAAAGCTTGGCTTTTCAATTAGTCGTACAGAAGAG GGTTTCGTATTCATCTCATCATCAGTTACAGATGAAGGTAAAGAAAGTTCACCAGCCACGCGTTCAGGTCTAAGCAAACTATACAAACTAGCTACAGAAACTTCAAGGCTATTAGTAGTTTCAAGGCTTTCAAATCAAAGAGTCCTCCCATGGATGGTTTCATCAACAGGAGCAATTCGATGTTATGACACAGTTTCATTGAGCCAGAAACTCTCTTTACATCGACACACTAAAGTTCCTATTCTCCTACACGTCTTCCTTTGGGACAGAACAATGACTACTTCAAGTGTAGAGAGTACAAAATCGAAACCCCTATCTCCATCCGTGTTACCGTTACCATCTGAAGTTCAATCCTGCAAAGGTTCTGATTCAGGTGATATCAGTACCCGTGATAGTTCTCAGCCTATGCAGCTTGAGAAAGACACAGCTGGAGATGTCTCATTCAGATTCCAGGACTTCTCTCTGTCTTCCACCAACTGGGTATGA